A window of Numenius arquata chromosome 6, bNumArq3.hap1.1, whole genome shotgun sequence contains these coding sequences:
- the LOC141465563 gene encoding dispanin subfamily A member 2b-like: protein MERSLPPYEPLAEGMDMEGLPRSTVVAVEPPPPPPPRDHLAWSLCTTLYANVCCLGFLALVFSVKSRDRKVLGDYSAALSYGSTAKYLNLTALLLNIFLITLIIALLATGTITLMNILHQQQEQYPFHRPT, encoded by the exons ATGGAGCGGTCGCTGCCGCCTTACGAGCCGCTGGCGGAGGGGATGGACATGGAGGGGCTGCCGCGGAGCACCGTGGTGGCGgtggagccgccgccgccccccccgccccgcgacCACCTGGCCTGGTCCCTCTGCACCACGCTCTACGCCAACGTCTGCTGCCTGGGCTTCTTGGCGCTCGTCTTCTCCGTCAAG TCCAGGGACCGCAAAGTCCTCGGGGACTACAGCGCAGCCCTCAGCTACGGCTCCACAGCCAAGTACCTGAACCTCACCGCCCTGCTGCTCAACATCTTCCTCATCACCCTCATCATCGCCTTGCTCGCTACCGGCACCATCACCCTGATGAACatcctccaccagcagcaggagcagtacCCCTTCCACCGCCCCACTTAG
- the LOC141465564 gene encoding dispanin subfamily A member 2b-like: MKPRQTEVSIPLQPPGRGPIPADYPDGQPRDYVVWSLLNVLLGYALAYLGCFCFPALIFSIKARDCKVLGDLEGARRYGDRAKVLNIICSILLVLVVVALITVFVITFLAYSRM; encoded by the exons ATGAAGCCCCGGCAGACGGAGGTGTCCATCCCGCTGCAGCCCCCCGGGCGGGGGCCGATCCCCGCCGACTACCCCGACGGGCAGCCCCGGGACTACGTGGTCTGGTCCCTCCTCAACGTCCTGCTGGGCTACGCGCTCGCCTACCTGGGCTGCTTCTGCTTCCCCGCGCTCATCTTCTCCATCAAG GCCCGTGACTGCAAGGTGCTGGGGGATCTGGAGGGTGCCCGGCGGTACGGGGACCGTGCCAAGGTCCTGAACATCATCTGCTCCATCCTGCTCGTCCTCGTCGTGGTGGCCCTCATCACCGTCTTCGTCATCACGTTTTTGGCGTACAGCAGAATGTGA
- the LOC141465837 gene encoding interferon-induced transmembrane protein 5-like translates to MDTSYPREDYLPAPSHKRDPSPAALVPPAPRDHLVWSIFNTIYMNFCCLGFVALAFSVKARDRKVCGDVEAARRFSSKAKCYNVLATAGSVVLPLLLAALVITGVIHLSKLAQESVGFFTYQFSPSDDEDK, encoded by the exons ATGGACACCTCCTACCCGCGGGAGGACTACCTGCCCGCGCCGTCCCACAAGCGGGACCCGTCTCCTGCCGCCCTTGTCCCCCCGGCGCCCCGCGACCACCTCGTCTGGTCCATCTTCAACACCATCTACATGAACTTCTGCTGTCTTGGCTTCGTGGCGCTTGCCTTCTCCGTCAAG GCGCGGGACCGGAAGGTGTGCGGGGACGTGGAAGCCGCTCGGCGCTTCAGCTCCAAGGCCAAGTGCTACAACGTGCTGGCCACGGCAGGGAGCGtggtgctgccgctgctgctggccgccctGGTCATCACCGGTGTCATCCACCTCTCCAAGCTGGCCCAGGAGTCCGTCGGCTTCTTCACCTACCAGTTCAGCCCCAGCGACGACGAGGACAAGTGA
- the LOC141465285 gene encoding interferon-induced transmembrane protein 1-like, translating to MESHPQSVSVNMEPYSWNRAGSPSTAFGPTVTSFVQPQPVPNPQDFVLWSFFNAIYCNPFCLGFIALVFSIKSRDMKMAHDPAAAGSYGRTAKYLNIAALCLGIVVTIISIVVLVTYFNSLQVGNHL from the exons ATGGAGAGCCACCCCCAGTCCGTCAGCGTCAACATGGAGCCCTACAGCTGGAACCGGGCAGGTTCCCCGTCCACCGCCTTCGGCCCCACTGTCACCTCTTTTGTTCAGCCGCAGCCTGTCCCCAACCCCCAGGACTTTGTGCTCTGGTCCTTCTTCAACGCCATATACTGCAACCCCTTCTGCCTGGGCTTCATCGCGCTCGTCTTCTCCATTAAG TCCAGAGACATGAAAATGGCCCATGACCCAGCAGCCGCCGGCAGCTACGGGAGGACGGCCAAGTACCTGAACATCGCCGCGCTCTGCCTGGGCATCGTGGTGACCATCATCTCTATCGTGGTGCTGGTCACCTACTTCAACAGCCTTCAGGTGGGCAACCACCTCTGA
- the PGGHG gene encoding protein-glucosylgalactosylhydroxylysine glucosidase yields MDGGKEDPAMFTSASLPSDPRLLATVTNAYLGTRVYRDVLHVNGVYNGAVGDTHRADVPSPINVRMMVLGEDSPAETFTLNTRTGTFSHELRSTDYTATQHIYAHHSLVHLMAFSITIRRSAPTTQPISVQLQTPFMPKSQDLDLRQGPDFQGAHYVYGQTLVPEVEGGPRPTIHMLWTPVPWALTLGGEEQERSWEFLVAVAESEEEAKRSYSHGLALVATGSLLPSHTRAWDTIRRGCSMDLDGPLPLRQALHGCLYYLLSAIPPRGSPGFLFHGISPGGLSNGTRGEDYWGHVFWDQDTWMFPNILLFYPEAARAILEYRIRRLEGALRNAQEQGYKGAKFPWESAATGREVCPEEIYGAQEIHVTGDVLMAFEQYYCTTQDQKLFREDGGWELVDAVARYWCSRMVWSEEEQCYHIRGVMPPDEHHCQVDNSVYTNAVAQRSLNFAADMARDFSIPVPEEWVDCAKKIKVPFDREKKYHPEYDGYSPGEPVKQADVILLGFPLMHPMSPEVRRNDLEMYEPATEPDGPAMTWSMFAVGWLELKEVQRAQSQLNKCFSNITEPFKIWVENSDGSGAVNFLTGMGGFLQAVLFGYTGFRITKTNLRFDPAFPEDIDRMKVTGVSYLGSKLKFTITKREMRIKVTESPQDPAGFPLEAVLEASGQRFPLHGGQSVSFPTAAGWIQRASTETLETLAGLGFTH; encoded by the exons ATGGATGGTGGCAAAGAGGACCCTGCCATGTTCACCTCCGCTTCCCTGCCCTCGGACCCACGGCTGCTGGCCACCGTCACCAACGCCTACCTGGGCACCCGTGTCTACCGGGACGTCCTCCACGTCAACGGCGTGTACAACGGGGcggtgggggacacacaccgcGCCGACGTCCCCAGCCCCATCAACGTCAGGATGATGGTGCTGGGTGAGGACAGCCCAGCCGAGACCTTCACCTTGAACACCCGGACGG GAACCTTCAGCCACGAGCTTCGGTCAACTGACTACACGGCCACCCAACACATCTATGCCCACCACTCCCTTGTCCACCTGATGGCCTTCAGCATCACCATCCGGCGATCAGCTCCCACCACCCAACCCATCTCGGTCCAGCTCCAGACGCCCTTCATGCCAAAGAGCCAGGATTTGGACCTGAGGCAAGGGCCGGACTTCCAGGGAGCACA CTATGTCTATGGGCAGACGCTGGTTCCCGAAGTGGAGGGGGGACCCCGTCCCACCATCCACATGCTCTGGACCCCGGTGCCATGGGCCTTGACATTgggtggggaggagcaggagcgaTCCTGGGAATTCCTGGTGGCCGTGGCCGAGAGCGAAGAGGAGGCCAAGAGGAGCTACAGCCATGGGCTGGCCCTCGTGGCCACgggctccctgctcccctcccacaCCCGTGCCTGGGACACGATCCGGCGAGGGTGCTCCATGGACCTGGATGGACCCCTGCCGCTGCGGCAGGCCCTCCACGGGTGCCTCTACTACCTGCTGAGCGCCATCCCACCCCGGGGCAGCCCAGGCttcctctttcacggcatcagcCCCGGTGGCTTGTCCAACGGCACTCGAGGCGAGGACTACTGGGGACACGTCTTCTGGGACCAG GACACCTGGATGTTCCCGAACATTCTGCTGTTTTACCCCGAGGCTGCCCGAGCCATCCTGGAGTACCGGATTCGCAGGCTGGAAGGAGCCCTACGCAACGCGCAGGAGCAAGGCTACAAG GGTGCTAAGTTTCCGTGGGAGAGCGCAGCCACCGGCCGGGAAGTCTGCCCTGAGGAGATCTATGGAGCCCAGGAAATCCATGTCACTGGGGACGTTCTGATGGCCTTTGAGCAGTATTACTGCACCACGCAG GACCAGAAGCTGTTCAGGGAGGATGGAGGCTGGGAGCTGGTGGATGCTGTGGCTCGGTACTGGTGCAGCAGGATGGTGTGGAGCGAGGAGGAGCAGTGCTACCACATCAGAG gtgtCATGCCCCCCGATGAGCATCACTGCCAGGTTGATAACTCCGTTTACACCAACGCCGTGGCCCAGCGGAG CTTAAACTTTGCTGCTGACATGGCTCGGGACTTCTCGATCCCCGTGCCAGAGGAGTGGGTGGATTGTGCCAAGAAAATCAAAGTGCCCTTTGACAGGGAGAAGAAATACCACCCCGAGTACGACGGGTACAGCCCAG GTGAGCCCGTGAAACAGGCTGATGTCATCCTGCTGGGATTCCCCCTGATGCACCCCATGAGCCCCGAGGTCCGGAGGAACGACCTGGAGATGTATGAACCCGCCACCGAACCGGATGGGCCAGCCATGACCTGG AGCATGTTTGCAGTGGGCTGGCTGGAGCTAAAGGAGGTGCAGAGAGCCCAGAGCCAACTCAACAAGTGTTTCAGCAACATCACAGAGCCCTTCAAG ATCTGGGTGGAGAACTCAGATGGGTCAGGAGCTGTGAACTTCTTGACGGGGATGGGTGGATTCTTGCAGGCTGTCCTCTTTGGCTACACGGGGTTCAG GATCACAAAGACCAACCTCCGCTTCGACCCTGCCTTTCCCGAGGACATCGACAGGATGAAAGTCACCGGCGTCTCCTATTTGGGCTCCAAACTGAAGTTCACCATCACCAAAAGGGAGATGAGGATCAAAGTGACCGAGTCTCCCCAGGACCCGGCGGGGTTTCCCCTGGAAGCTGTGCTGGAGGCCTCGGGGCAGCGGTTCCCCCTGCATGGAG GCCAGAGCGTCTCCTTCCCCacggcagccggctggattcagAGGGCATCCACCGAGACGCTCGAGACCTTGGCTGGTCTGGGCTTCACTCACTGA